The following is a genomic window from Sutcliffiella horikoshii.
TAACTAAAAAAACAAACCCCATAATCATAAGAAACTCAAATGATTCCGAAAAAACATAGGAGCAACTAAACAAAATAACACCGATAATCGCAAATACAATAGACCATATACTTAGATGTTTCATTGACTACTCCCCTCTGTCACATATTTAATTTTCTAGGAGCAAACCATTATGCTGCAATCGCTCCTAGATTGCTGAGCAAAGACCATATTCGAAAAGTTATACATCACTACTATCAATATTAAGGAAGTAATCATTGGGTATGTAGGTTGGGATTTTTTCAGGAGAGTCAAATAAACTACTTCTAGTAAATATGGTGAAGCCCACCTCTCCAATATCTAGAAAGGTTTCGAGTTTATTAACATCAAGGTTTTTAAATACTAAAGGTTTATCCACCCAATGTTTTGGGGGAATTAAATCTTGCTCTGATAAATCTATCCCGTGAAAAATGAACACACTCAGACCATTACAAACTAGGTCTTCTGCAAGCTTACTTATAAGATGTAATTTATCTATTGAGTCTACTTTTATAACTGCTCCATCTGACGAAAATTCATAAAATGGAATATTATTTGATATTAAAGTCTCTTTCTCGTATCCAAAAATCATTGAGTTCAAAACAAAGAAAACAGGAAGACCGAACATTTTATGGACTAACGAAATTATTAAATCATTTGTGATGTCAGTCATTCCAATTGAGATAGATGCAAAAGCATCTTTTGGAAAGTCAATACTATTAATTATGTTTTGGTCTGAATATTGTACAAAATATTCTTTTTTCAACTTCAGTCCTCCTTCAAATTTTCAGTTCCTTATGTTCTCCATTTAGCTGAATAAGAAAATTCATTTTTTGAGATATAAATACAATACTTCATTTGCATCAGGAGTTTTTAATAATAATTGAGAGTATTTGATTAGGCATACTCCAATAAACTCTTCTTCATCACTTGTATCCACTTTTGCATTGAATTCTTCAGGCAAAAACAAAATATAATCCCCACCAGTTTTTTCCCATAAACCCTGTAAATATTTCAAATCATCTTTGCTAATGATTTTAGTATATGGATTTCTTATGTTTTTACCATTAATGCAGCTTGGTTCATACCACCAAAGAATCGTGATTTTTCGGATCCATAAATACTTGTTATGCAGTCAAATAAGCCTATTAACAAGTCTTTTTTTGGTTGTGCTAATGGGAATTCAATTAATGTCTTTAACTCAGCTTTTTGTCTTGTATCTTGATTTAAATCAATTATATCTAAAAATCCTTCCCAAGAGCCTTCCATACTCTGCCTCCTTAGCTTGGTTAAAATTTAGAAAATGCTATAGATTATTTTTCTCGTTTGAGAAAAGCGACTGTCCCTTTTCCACAAAAGAGCATATATAAATAAGATGACTTATAGTTAGAATAGTATGATTTCTTTCTTTTCTCCTAAATAGACATTACAATTAAAACACCCAATAAAATAATTGCTAATCCGAATAAAATTAGAACTCCCCTCATTAACCAGTATGGTAGATATTTTAATAATAGAGAAATCAAAAATAATACGAGCGTTTCTACTACTCCAGAGTTATAAGCAGCAGTATCATCGAAATATTTTTCCTTTTTATGCTTATCTTTTGTTAGTCTTATCCCCCAAATAATTATTGAAACACCAATCAAAAAAAGAATTGTTACTCCAACATAAACCCAAATCATTGTGCCACCTATTTTCGTAAATTCTATTACCTCTATCTATTTTTCCGTATATCAAGACAAATATTACTTACTCAATAATCCTGCCCTAAATTACTTAATACCTATTAATTCAACCCTCGACCATTAACTCAATAATTAATTTCACATAAAAGAAGCTTACCTTGAACCAGATAAGCTAAATTTAGTTGAATTGAAAGGGAATGATTTTCAAAATTCAAAAAATATACATAAATAACATTAGTGTTTTCCTTTTTCTTCCGTACAATATATACAAAGGGGGAATAGTTTTGAAATATGGCGTTTTTTTAATTATGTTATTGATACTTATGGGGTGCTCTTCTAATTCACCAGCTGGAACCTTGTCGGACAAGGATACAAACCCTAATGTAAATATTATTAAAGAAGTCGAACCCGACTGGCTAAAACATCATTATCTGTCTGATAATATGGATCGAGGAAACCACGATTACTATGATCAGGTTCTCGTGATTGATCCAACCGTAATACCATCAAGCTACACTCGAGGAGATATTGTATTTTTTAGCAATAGTACGAATGACCAAATGATCTCCAGAGTGATTGCACTTCCAGGAGAAAAAGTCAGTATTTCAGATGGGCAGATTTTTATTAATAACAAGAAATTAGATGCTTTTTATGGGAAAGCACATCGGCTCGGTTTTGATAAAAACAGTTACTTTCCAGCAATGGATAAGGCAGGAGTAGAGTACAATAAGGAAGGGATGATGGATACCTTTAATACCAGTATGAAAGAACGGGAATTATCCGAAAACGAGTATTTTGTGGTTAGTGACGATTGGATGCGAGGAACTATGCAGCCCCTTGAACAAGGCGACATAATCGGTAAAGTGCTTGGCTACCAATATGGCTACAAGAACTAACTATTGGTTGAATTTTAATCTTAGTCACAGAAATGAATAATTTTACACCAGACTTAATAACGAGGCTATTAATATAGTTGGATAAAAAATTTCAGAGATTACTTAAAGGGTTTGCTTGTGACTTGCAAACAATAAAACCTTATGAAAGACGCAATGTATATAGCAGCATTTTTCAAACTAGAAGGCTTAGAGGTTTTTTCCTCTAAGCCAATTTTTTATTTCGATATTCTATAAAAGCTCCTAGTTTGCTGAATAATGGTCATCCGTATTTTTTGGTGAAGAGTCGACCAGGTTTAAATTAAGATACTCTCTACATTCACTCCAAGCTTTCATATAGCTACTTAAGTCCCTGAAGGTGAACTTTAATACATACACCAATACCGGGATGCAGTTTAAAAATCAACTCTTAAATGAGGCCCTTTTAGCGTAATAAGGAATTCAACAAATAAGGCCATTAATCCTTCTTAGATTAACGCTGATCCTATCTTTTAAATTTAGTAATTCACATACTATTTAAAGTTATAAAGTTACCATTGTTTTTAAGCGTTTTTTAAAAGGGAATGTGTCACCCTCTAATTTTGCTTCTATGATGATTTTTTTAGTAATTTTTAACAGATGGATGTCAGTAGAACTAAAATAAATCTTTAATTCTTTCTTAGCTAACTCTTTTGGTTTACAGTTAAGAAAAGTAAATGAGTCATATCGATATGCTCCAGCAACCATTCTTCCTGTTTCAATATCATTCAACTTACCAGTATGAATAATTGTATTTGTATCATCAATTAACTGAAATTGTATATCGTTAATTGTTTTAACATTTTCTGCTGAATTATAGATATCAATTTCAAAGTGTAAATCTGCTGAATCAGCTTCATCAAGCATATCAATAGATGCTGGTACACCGTAATCAGACTTATAATACTGGAAGTCATATCCTTTTAATTTTAACGATACTTTACCTATATTCTTCAGCCAATGTGTAACAAGTAAAGTACTAATAGAACCTAAAACTGTTCCAAGAACAGCTCCAATTACACCATCGTATTCCTTCAATACATAGAGTACTTGATTAACTGTCACCTAAAACATTCCCCTTCATCAAACTTTACTCCTTTCGCTTTGCTCCGATGTGATATATCTTTGAATACTTTACGGAAGTTCTGTACCTTTGCTTTTCCATCACACACCACTGTGCGGCAATGACTTTGACATTTTTTATCTTTGCTTATTCTATATAAGCCCTAGATAGTGGAATAAGCAAATAGATTCACAAATTACTACTACCAGTCTTCACTAATTTACATCAACTATAAAATCTCCTATATGGTTGCCATCGGTATAAACGGAAACTTCCCAGAATCCTGGTTTGTCGAATCCAATATAGGATGGCATCGTCTTCGTTGCTCCTAGGTTTGGTTGAGTAAATCCGTGGTCAAACTCCCAGGTTGCA
Proteins encoded in this region:
- the lepB gene encoding signal peptidase I, which produces MKYGVFLIMLLILMGCSSNSPAGTLSDKDTNPNVNIIKEVEPDWLKHHYLSDNMDRGNHDYYDQVLVIDPTVIPSSYTRGDIVFFSNSTNDQMISRVIALPGEKVSISDGQIFINNKKLDAFYGKAHRLGFDKNSYFPAMDKAGVEYNKEGMMDTFNTSMKERELSENEYFVVSDDWMRGTMQPLEQGDIIGKVLGYQYGYKN